The window GTTTTTGCATGATTGAGTGTTGTTCTCCATTGCCGATCTGACATGCCAACGAGCTGAAAATTTGGAACAGATTATAAAAAAAACAATACTATGAAATGTAGTATCTGTATAGTTAAAAATATGATGCTTACGTTTTTTAGCTTATCAGGGTCTATCGTGTGAAGTTTCAAGAAGTCCTGGACATTCTTGATCCCCTCGGACTCCAGTCTCTTATCAATTGGCCCATCTTTTCCGATGTTTTTGAGCCTCCATATATTGTCGGTAAGGATTGGAGGGTAATGCTTCTTGTACACTAGTAAACAAGGTAAATGCATTTTAATGTAGTGtttactattactccacatatgTACATGCTAGGGAATATGATATGGCGGAACTCACAGAAAGGCTACGTGTAGTCATGAAACTGACGTTCAACATAAACCTAATCTTAAAGATTGGCTAACCAAGAGAATCATACTTACATTCGCCACGATGATCTTTCACTGTGAAGCTTTCACTCAATGCCTCTTGAATCCTTGGCCCATAATAGCTAGTTGCCATGACGCGCACACCAATTCGGAACCTCCTACTCCTTATCCAACTTGAATTGTCAGTGAAAGCCACATCCTCTATAACAGCCACTCCTTGATTGTTCATTGCTACATTGAGTGTACTACCCACAAGCAGTGGTCTCCTACCCTCTCTGGCCTTCATGATTGCAGCGTTGAACTGATCATTTGTCCACACCATGTCGTCTTCACATCTGAAATCGCCATCTAGGACAAGTACCTCTAGCTTCATTGTTGAAGAGCCTTGGTTAGTGTTTGTTTCTGTGATACGATGGTTGGTTCTAGTATCTATAAGCCAGATTTCAATGGCGTTCTTTGCGGCATCAACTAGCTTGTTGTTGGTGAAGATCGGTAGCATGAGCTTCTTTGCAAAGGAAAGCTTCAACCTAGGCGGAACATCGACTTGTTGGATGGGTGAAGGAAGAGACCTGATGAATGATGGTTGATTTTATCATATAGATATTGCAATCCGATACCACTGAAATTTTTTATGGAACTAGTACATGCATATAATTAATCTTGCTGAAAACTTTTTTCATCGTCAAACATTTTTTTCCAATGTGCGAACTCAAAAAGTAATAGAGTGTTGCTTCTTAATATGTgatgtttcaaaaaaaaaactcaATGGTGTTAAATTAAGAGAGCTCTATGAATATGTTGCAACCTATTACTATGTAGAATATGGCTGCGTGTATTGACTGTAAAAATAGTGTGAACAAAGGACATACTGTGTCAAGAATGACAGTATATTGTGTAAAAAAAAGACAGTATATGAACTAAGCAACTGAATACTAGTAGCTCACGATGTAATTAAAGACAGTAAATGTATTATACCTGTATGGTAAGTGATCATGCTGATAAAAGATGTTCTGAATTTCCTCCCGTACCTAAATGTTAACATGAAATAGACACTTAAACATTGCAGTCTAAGCTACTGACGACCGATACTACAACTTAAGGAAACGAAATACATCAGAAATTTGCGAATTCATAAGCAGTTGCTCGCATAAATATGATCAATATTTGTGTAAATGGACTGAATATTTTTGTTATCAGTCATGCAAGAGTGTATGCACCCTAGCTCTTTTCATGCTACCGTGCACTACAGCATATTATGAACAAGCTGAGGCTGAACACAATTTTTCTACTTCTTGGCGGACCTTTTTCTATCTTATTCTTCCTACACTTCCTATAGTGGTGTGTACTTCTCGGTGAACTTGTTTGTCATTTTTCTCTGCACTTCTGTGCGTGGTGTGTACACTCTTTCTGAGATCAAAGATCTGTACCCCCCCAATTCCACACTTCCAATACCAGAACGTCCGCAAGTTGCAGTATGTACTTTGCCACTAATATAACAATCTTACTTCTCTACCAAAATTTCGCACGTGCGTGCATGACTTTCTTTTCACTTGAGTCTTGTACAAAATATTCATCTCTTTCGGATATGTTAAGTtacaaatatcatgatcccaagATAGTTTGACCATACTGTTATTCCTCCCCTTGTAGTAACAATTCAACTATTAACGGGCATCCAAAAATTTGGTAGTTTGTTGTGATTTGTGTTTGCACCTACACCATGGAATCTAGCTCACTGGAGTAACTAATCTTTATTTTGTCAAAATTTATTGTTACACCTATCCCTTTTAGAAAAGTGATAGGAATTCGCTATTTCGGAAAATTAtcataatatcaaacggagctATAGAAGATTTAATTAATATCTACGCCATATGTAGAAGTTGATTTAGTGCGTTATTTGATTCTTCAAGAAAAAGTAGGCTAAACAAAGTGAGAACTAAATACATATAGGGTTCTGAATCTTACCACCCTACGAATAACTGGTTCCAAACCAAACACAATTTGTTGGATAGTGTCTGCTGTGACGGCTCTTCTGACGACGCTGCAAAGATGGTCCGGAAAAACTAAAGTAAATATGAAGTTCTTATTTTTTGGGGAAAAAGGCATATACAAAGTTAATTAGCTATCTGGAAAAACACACGTGCAAGCCTGGCATATGGATATGTAGAACGTCTGCGCGTAGAGCATATCATTGGCAACTAAGCTATAAAGTTAATTAAGACAGAGATCTTAGATGGGTTACAACTCTTACTACTACAAACTAGCTTGGGTTTGAGTGAATCTAAAATCGGATTTCATCAGTTTTACAAGAGTTGATGCATGAGATAATGATTAATACATGTAGCTATGATATAAGCTCATGTAGTATTTTCATCTCTTGACCGAAAGATTCTGTTATTAATAACAGGTATCGATTCAGCAAATAAAAGGGGAACAATCGGCTGATCAAATCTCTCGTCACCCGCAgaaaaaaaaagatcaaattaaTCTATCGTTAATATATGCAGTTGGGTCGATCCAAAGGAAGCAAGGAACAAACACATATGTAGTTGCTAGCTAAAAGAAAGAAGTCAAGCCACCAAATATATAGCTAGGTCAAGTAAACTGAAAATCATTTCAAAACACGACGATAGAGTCGAGTGAAGAGACTAACGATCTGAAGGAGACTGGGGTGGCCGGCCGTATCCGCCTCGCGCCGTGCCGTTGCTGATGATCGTCCCCTCCGCTGCCCTGCTCGTCGTCTTCTTCCCCCCGCGGCCTTCGCACAGACATCTTAGTCTAGATCTCTAACGATCAAAAGAGGGAAACCACCAGGAAGAGCCGAAGAGCTAGGAGATGAAGCTGGCTGCTAGCTAGATGCAGGTAGAAAGCAGGGAGAGAGAAGCATGAAGGAGGCGCCAGAGGCATGGGATGCTCGAAAGGAATGCAGCCTGAAGCCGTATATATAGTGCTGGCCAGCCAGGTCCACGTAGAGAAATTGCTGCGAGCTTTTGTCGTCGACATAAAATAAAACAATTGCGGTGCCAGACGACGACAGAATGCGCCTCGCAGGCTCCGGGAAGGTGGCCGGAAGCCATAGCTAAGCTAGTAGCGCATCGCactgttcatcatgtgtgagcaAGCTAGCTCTAGTCTCTAGAGATTAATTTCAGTGTACATACCAGCCTCCCGGCGGCAACAGTGCACGCGGTGCTGTGCGTCGACAAAGGATACGTGCATGCAGCAACGCAAAAAGTCTTGCTTGGGTTGGTGCAGGGGCAACTTCTCGGCCATGACGAAGAAGACTTGCTCTCTAGTCGTCTCGTGACTCGTCGGTCGGTCGTGCATGTACATACGCGTACCAGACCATGACCGGAAAAAGGAGCTAGAAATCAACGCGACCGGGCCGGAATTCGGTCTTTTGTTCGATGGCAGCGTACGTGTGCAGGGAGACTTTCATATTACTGTACTACTAGTATTTCCATGAGCGTTCCTTCGAAGATCCAGAGAAATTAGGGACAGCTATCGGGTACAGCCATCCGTCACCTTGTGCACGCGCGCGTAACCATCGAGCCCAGGAGGCCACACCTTCCAAAAAAGTACCACCAAAGGACACCTTCCAAAAGCCGCCACCTTTTTAGTGCCACTACCACCATGATAGCATCGAAATTACGGCTAGCTTCGTAGATGCATTTAGCCGTTAGTTTAGCTAGCTGGATCGACCGGAAGAAATTTTAGCATTTTGGAAGCTGGTTTAGCTGAACTTCATGTCGTTTTCTATGCACCTTCTTAACTCGTGCGACAGATCGGCTCTAGGTGTCATCCGTCCCATTCCAGTAATTGTTGGGGTCTGCCCTATATCGGTGCAGGTAGGCCCAGCGCAACGGTGTCTTCGGTGGCGCCGAACCGGAGTCTTAATTAGCAAATGCCAGATGTGTGGGTTTCACCCTAGTCCATCGTTTCGGTATCGGGTGCCCGACACCGGCCTTCCTTGTTGTTGGAGGCAGGCATTCTACACGAATATGGTTTTGCTCTGGGGAGATATCCATGCTAGAGTCGTATGCCCGGGTGACTATCTCTGCGTGCGTCGTACACCATGAATGGGGATGGAATTTTTAATATCATCGTGTCAGGAACAAGTAGGTGCATTAATACAAAATCCAATTTCTCTCACGGGAACTACATGAACATGATGTTGTTAAAGAACAAGGGATTACCACTTTTTTGCGAATAATAAGGGATTACCACTTGACACACTCGGAAACGGAGTTGATGCATCGCATCGGTGTAGCTGTAGTCGAACAACATTGTCCTCCTCGATCGAGATCCCTCCTTTGGTTCCTCAGAGTGGTGCATGTGTAGACCTATCCACACGTATATGGTGATGCATCCGGCGACAAATTGCTAGATCTGGGCGCATGACTCGGACGTGGAGTTGATGATGGCTAGGGTTTCTGAAACCCTTTATCAGGTGTGCAACCAATCAAGCAGTAAAAGACCTTTCatctcactagtagaaaaaggaccATTTGTCCCGCTTCTAGAggacctttagtcccgattctagaaccgagactaaa is drawn from Triticum urartu cultivar G1812 unplaced genomic scaffold, Tu2.1 TuUngrouped_contig_6475, whole genome shotgun sequence and contains these coding sequences:
- the LOC125530666 gene encoding protein SAR DEFICIENT 1-like encodes the protein MSVRRPRGEEDDEQGSGGDDHQQRHGARRIRPATPVSFRSVVRRAVTADTIQQIVFGLEPVIRRVVREEIQNIFYQHDHLPYRSLPSPIQQVDVPPRLKLSFAKKLMLPIFTNNKLVDAAKNAIEIWLIDTRTNHRITETNTNQGSSTMKLEVLVLDGDFRCEDDMVWTNDQFNAAIMKAREGRRPLLVGSTLNVAMNNQGVAVIEDVAFTDNSSWIRSRRFRIGVRVMATSYYGPRIQEALSESFTVKDHRGELYKKHYPPILTDNIWRLKNIGKDGPIDKRLESEGIKNVQDFLKLHTIDPDKLKNLVGMSDRQWRTTLNHAKTCSMGGKCYVFKSEGCDVIFSPIGEILAARIGDQTCSLQQLHQEHKAQVNQLASMAYEQWDQLEEVVANEMTLAAYEGLTSFPEEKPSSSCTPASNESMISSGSQNAEYLDRVGSRTATSSVAMVTNSNNSLDSALAIPTSDAIYWIPSLAVDDDRFTWNNSTNLGCWDQVD